The Pseudoalteromonas translucida KMM 520 genome has a window encoding:
- a CDS encoding MgtC/SapB family protein, translated as MFLPDLFDVAPYSWAAIGTAAFCGAIIGIERQLRGKPVGIRTSALITLGTYLFLSTAFNLQGDVIDHSRVVGQIITGIGFLGAGVMLAKDGAVVGVTSAATIWVLASIGVMIATENLGAAIKLSVLVVGILYGVDVLEAKFKSLSKGVHTKVKIYSKRYYRKSENETERHL; from the coding sequence GTGTTTTTACCTGATTTATTTGATGTAGCTCCGTACTCATGGGCTGCAATTGGTACGGCGGCATTTTGTGGCGCTATTATTGGTATTGAGCGCCAATTACGTGGCAAACCTGTGGGTATTCGTACTTCTGCGTTAATTACTTTAGGTACCTATTTATTTTTATCGACTGCGTTTAATTTACAAGGCGATGTAATTGACCACTCTCGCGTAGTGGGGCAAATAATTACTGGTATTGGTTTTTTGGGCGCAGGCGTAATGCTAGCTAAAGACGGCGCAGTGGTAGGAGTAACATCGGCAGCAACCATTTGGGTGTTGGCATCTATTGGTGTAATGATAGCCACCGAAAACTTGGGCGCAGCTATTAAGCTTTCTGTGCTGGTGGTCGGTATTTTATACGGTGTTGATGTGCTTGAAGCTAAGTTTAAAAGCTTAAGTAAAGGCGTGCACACTAAAGTTAAAATTTATTCAAAACGCTATTATCGCAAAAGCGAAAATGAAACAGAGCGCCACTTATAA
- a CDS encoding GNAT family N-acetyltransferase/peptidase C39 family protein, with protein sequence MAKAMVESVVNEQVEQVVIRQALISDLTALTALENACFSNDKLSPRSLKRWLSAKHGILLVAEQNNALCGYGLIWCHKGTRLARLYSLAVLPTMQGKGIAKMLLTALEKATAERGRIYLRLEVAVNNDSAIGLYKSLGYRVFGQYSDYYDDHSDALRMQKNIRKTSELKLARLTPWYQQTTEFTCGPAALLMAMGSLDASTELTQSHELSLWREGTTIFMTSGHGGCHPFGLALAAHKRGFNSEVIVNTLEPLFLDGVRSENKKVVLATVHQQFVNGITAANIPLSNKDVELEDIERWLKQNFSVLLLISTYRFDGKKSPHWVCVTHLDEHCVYVHDPFCEPGSDSQLAIDCQYVPIARSDFSKMSAFGSQRLRTAVAIAKSKDC encoded by the coding sequence ATGGCAAAAGCCATGGTTGAGAGTGTGGTTAATGAACAGGTTGAGCAAGTGGTTATTCGCCAAGCGCTTATCAGTGATTTAACTGCGCTCACTGCACTTGAAAATGCCTGCTTCAGTAACGACAAGCTTAGCCCGCGCAGTTTAAAGCGCTGGCTAAGTGCTAAGCACGGTATTTTATTAGTTGCCGAGCAAAATAATGCGTTATGCGGTTATGGCCTAATTTGGTGCCATAAAGGCACTCGCTTAGCGCGTCTTTATTCGCTTGCGGTGTTACCTACCATGCAAGGCAAAGGCATTGCTAAAATGCTACTTACAGCACTTGAAAAAGCCACCGCAGAGCGTGGGCGAATTTACCTGCGTTTAGAAGTCGCAGTAAATAACGACAGCGCAATTGGTTTGTATAAAAGCTTAGGTTATCGAGTGTTTGGTCAGTATAGCGATTATTACGACGATCACAGCGATGCGCTACGGATGCAAAAAAACATTCGTAAAACCAGTGAGCTGAAGTTAGCACGGTTAACACCCTGGTATCAGCAAACTACTGAGTTTACCTGTGGTCCTGCGGCGTTGCTAATGGCAATGGGGAGCTTAGATGCTAGCACTGAGCTGACTCAATCGCATGAGTTGTCGTTATGGCGAGAGGGCACTACTATTTTTATGACCTCAGGGCATGGCGGCTGTCATCCATTTGGTTTAGCACTGGCGGCACATAAACGTGGTTTTAACAGCGAGGTAATTGTTAATACCCTAGAGCCGTTGTTTTTAGATGGCGTGCGCAGTGAAAATAAAAAAGTAGTATTAGCAACGGTACATCAGCAGTTTGTAAATGGCATAACCGCTGCCAATATACCGCTTAGTAATAAAGATGTTGAGCTTGAAGACATTGAGCGTTGGCTGAAGCAAAATTTTAGCGTGTTGCTCTTAATCAGTACTTATCGGTTTGATGGTAAAAAATCGCCGCATTGGGTGTGCGTTACGCATTTAGATGAGCACTGTGTGTATGTTCATGACCCGTTTTGTGAGCCAGGAAGTGATAGTCAATTGGCTATAGATTGCCAATATGTGCCTATTGCTCGCAGCGACTTTAGTAAAATGTCGGCGTTTGGTAGCCAACGCTTAAGAACAGCAGTGGCTATTGCTAAATCAAAAGATTGTTAA
- a CDS encoding RimK family protein, translated as MFKTLIVVDNNEQTLAQSFENVITFNTYLRDYPKRDEPKTRIINLCDSSQYLSKGYYCSLLAEARKHQVLPSVKTINALRSGQAPMHNVGQIDGALYFGNATNDEQTKAAKSVFKQYPAPILFVDNQGLLQQGSLSSLDEQQYSDFVAKLNNFTQTQWRITAERRRFRWDMAILVDHNEKVPPSDKDAIAKFIKAAAKHGINAQALSFDEIDNIAQFDALFIRQTTAIDHPTYRLASKAQSLGLVVIDDAESILRCCNKVYLHDAFNYQKVPSLKTVVVADQSSDTLEQLEVAFTYPLVLKMPEGSFSKGVYKVTNRAELEAKLTELFEFSALVLAQEYMYTEYDWRVGVLNGRAIYACRYLMARNHWQIYNHDAKRFFSGGFETLPTFELPKAVLDAALKACKTVGKGLYGVDVKEHQGRAYVLEVNDNPSIDHKVEDGYLGDELYMIIMDEFKQRLEARGRG; from the coding sequence GTGTTTAAAACCTTAATTGTGGTTGATAACAACGAGCAAACTCTTGCTCAATCATTCGAAAATGTTATTACGTTTAATACTTACCTACGTGACTATCCAAAACGTGATGAGCCTAAAACTCGCATTATTAACTTATGTGACTCAAGCCAATACTTGAGCAAAGGTTACTATTGCTCGCTACTCGCTGAGGCGCGTAAGCACCAAGTATTACCAAGTGTAAAAACAATAAATGCGCTACGTAGCGGCCAAGCACCTATGCACAATGTTGGCCAAATAGATGGCGCTCTATACTTTGGTAATGCCACTAACGATGAGCAAACAAAAGCGGCTAAATCGGTATTTAAACAATACCCAGCGCCTATTTTATTTGTTGATAACCAAGGCTTATTACAACAAGGGTCGCTATCGTCATTAGATGAGCAACAGTACAGCGATTTTGTAGCTAAGTTGAATAACTTTACCCAAACGCAATGGCGTATTACTGCAGAGCGACGTCGTTTTCGATGGGATATGGCAATACTTGTTGATCACAATGAAAAGGTGCCACCAAGTGATAAAGACGCAATAGCAAAGTTTATTAAAGCAGCGGCTAAACATGGTATTAATGCCCAAGCATTAAGCTTTGACGAAATAGATAATATAGCCCAGTTTGATGCGTTATTTATTCGTCAAACTACAGCAATTGATCATCCAACATATCGCCTTGCTAGCAAAGCACAAAGCTTAGGCTTAGTGGTTATTGACGATGCGGAGTCTATTTTACGTTGTTGTAATAAAGTGTATTTACACGATGCGTTTAACTATCAAAAAGTACCAAGTTTAAAAACAGTGGTTGTGGCTGATCAGTCAAGCGACACCCTTGAGCAGTTAGAAGTCGCGTTTACCTACCCGTTAGTATTGAAAATGCCAGAAGGCTCGTTTTCAAAAGGGGTATATAAAGTAACAAACCGTGCTGAGCTGGAAGCTAAGTTAACTGAGCTATTTGAATTTAGCGCTTTAGTACTTGCACAAGAGTATATGTACACCGAATACGATTGGCGAGTAGGGGTATTAAATGGCCGTGCAATTTACGCGTGTCGTTACTTAATGGCGCGTAACCATTGGCAAATTTATAACCACGATGCAAAACGATTTTTTTCGGGTGGCTTTGAAACATTGCCTACATTCGAATTACCAAAAGCGGTATTAGATGCAGCATTAAAAGCATGCAAAACAGTGGGTAAGGGTTTATATGGCGTTGATGTAAAAGAACATCAAGGGCGTGCTTACGTACTTGAAGTAAACGATAACCCTAGTATTGATCATAAAGTAGAAGACGGCTATTTAGGCGACGAGCTTTATATGATCATTATGGATGAATTTAAACAACGCCTTGAAGCGAGGGGTCGTGGTTAA